CGGACGGACAGGGCAGCACTTGATTGGCGCCCTTGGCTAGACGGTCGTTCATGAATGGGCCTGCTTTTCAAACAGTTCACGGAATACCGGATATATCTCGCTGGCGCTCTGCACCTTCTTCATCGCAAACTGCGGATTGACGGCCGCGATCTGCTGGTACTCGGTCCACAGATTCTGTTCTTCCACCGTCACCTGGATATAGGCGAAGTAGCGTGAACGCGGCAGGATTTCCAGTTCCAGCAGTTCGCGGCATTTGGGCGAATCGTCATTCCAGTTGTCGCCGTCGGAAGCCTGGGCGCCGTAGATGTTCCAGTCGCCCGGAGGATAGCGCTCGTCGATGATCTTCTTCATCAGTTCCAGGGCGCTGGACACCACCGTGCCGCCGCTTTCCTGTGAGTGAAAGAAGGTATCTTCATCCACCTCGTCGGCCCGCGTGTGATGGCGGATGAAGACGACTTCGATGTGTTCGTAATTGCGGGTCAGGAACAGGTACAGCAGGATGAAGAAACGCTTCGACAGATCCTTGCGCTGCTCATCCATCGAACCCGAGACGTCCATGACGCAGAACATGACGGCGCGGCTAGACGGCTGCGGCACCTTGACCCGGTTGACGTAGCGCAGGTCGAAGGGATCGATGAAGGGAATCCTCCAGATGCGGCCTTTCAGGTGATGGATATCCTCTTCCA
The sequence above is a segment of the Collimonas sp. PA-H2 genome. Coding sequences within it:
- a CDS encoding YeaH/YhbH family protein, whose product is MLHQIIDRRLSGKNKSIANRERFLRRFRAAIHRSVTEAVRDRGIKEIENAKSISIPRKGISEPVFGHGPGGKREMVHPGNQDYLQGDRIARPDGGSGGGGGSSASNSGEGEDEFVFQLSREEFMQYFFEDLELPRLIKTNLLAVPSWKNMRAGYSTDGSPNNIDIVRSLRSSLGRRIALGSPLVVKLRELEALMETLKADPNDRRDEIIRLEEDIHHLKGRIWRIPFIDPFDLRYVNRVKVPQPSSRAVMFCVMDVSGSMDEQRKDLSKRFFILLYLFLTRNYEHIEVVFIRHHTRADEVDEDTFFHSQESGGTVVSSALELMKKIIDERYPPGDWNIYGAQASDGDNWNDDSPKCRELLELEILPRSRYFAYIQVTVEEQNLWTEYQQIAAVNPQFAMKKVQSASEIYPVFRELFEKQAHS